The following are encoded in a window of Miltoncostaea marina genomic DNA:
- a CDS encoding DUF305 domain-containing protein: MTSRLWVILGVAGVVALAAGLGIGMALAGDDHGPGDGPHAGGGAWMEAPMGSWPDGGMGSGMAGGGRLGERAFLQMMVPHHRSAVAMAELALERAERPAVRRLAERIVASQEEEIERMRTWSEQWFGEPLTEDASGPHASMDMSGLEATPAREFDRAFLAAMIPHHASALMMADAALRGGPRGELERMAHEIIAAQAEEIGQMQRWRQTWFPPLG; this comes from the coding sequence ATGACCAGCAGGCTGTGGGTGATCCTCGGGGTGGCGGGCGTGGTCGCGCTGGCCGCCGGGCTCGGGATCGGCATGGCGCTCGCCGGCGACGACCACGGGCCCGGCGACGGCCCGCACGCGGGCGGCGGCGCGTGGATGGAGGCGCCGATGGGCTCGTGGCCCGACGGCGGGATGGGCTCGGGCATGGCCGGCGGCGGTCGGCTGGGCGAGCGCGCGTTCCTGCAGATGATGGTGCCGCACCACCGCTCGGCGGTGGCGATGGCCGAGCTCGCCCTGGAGCGCGCCGAGCGTCCGGCGGTGCGCCGCCTGGCCGAGCGGATCGTCGCCTCGCAGGAGGAGGAGATCGAGCGGATGCGGACCTGGAGCGAGCAGTGGTTCGGCGAGCCGCTCACCGAGGACGCCTCCGGCCCGCACGCGAGCATGGACATGTCGGGCCTCGAGGCGACGCCTGCCCGCGAGTTCGACCGCGCGTTCCTGGCGGCGATGATCCCGCACCACGCGAGCGCGCTGATGATGGCCGACGCGGCCCTCCGCGGCGGCCCGCGCGGCGAGCTCGAGCGGATGGCGCATGAGATCATCGCCGCCCAGGCGGAGGAGATCGGGCAGATGCAGCGCTGGCGGCAGACGTGGTTCCCGCCGCTCGGATGA
- a CDS encoding F510_1955 family glycosylhydrolase gives MHRPTRRRRARPDTFRAVAAALALLGVLALAACSGDVETTPAGADADPIHAHGLGLNPADGALYIATHTGLFRMERGSDDAARVGDRRQDTMGFTIAAADHFLGSGHPDLREGLPPLLGLIGSRDRGRSWEPISLLGEADFHALRATGTFIHGYDASGGRLMISEDGGRTWRVRRPPPLLDLVVDPDDPSRIVAASERGLIVSEDDGRGWRPLDGPPGLLAWPRRDALYALSLDGELRVSRDGGASWARAGRVGGRPEAMTVPAADRLIVALEHGALRSSADGGRSWADGAWAGS, from the coding sequence ATGCACCGCCCGACACGCAGGCGCCGCGCGCGCCCCGACACGTTCCGCGCCGTCGCGGCCGCGCTGGCGCTGCTCGGCGTGCTGGCCCTCGCCGCCTGCTCCGGCGACGTCGAGACGACGCCGGCGGGCGCCGACGCCGACCCCATCCACGCCCACGGCCTCGGGCTGAACCCGGCGGACGGCGCGCTCTACATCGCGACCCACACGGGCCTGTTCCGGATGGAGCGCGGGTCGGACGACGCCGCCCGCGTCGGCGACCGCCGCCAGGACACGATGGGGTTCACGATCGCGGCCGCCGACCACTTCCTCGGCTCGGGGCACCCGGACCTGCGGGAGGGGCTGCCGCCGCTGCTCGGCCTGATCGGGTCCCGCGACCGCGGCCGCTCCTGGGAGCCGATCTCCCTGCTCGGCGAGGCCGACTTCCACGCCCTGCGCGCCACCGGCACGTTCATTCACGGCTACGACGCGAGCGGCGGCCGGCTGATGATCAGCGAGGACGGCGGCCGGACCTGGCGTGTGCGCCGTCCGCCGCCCCTCCTCGACCTGGTGGTGGACCCGGACGACCCGTCCCGGATCGTCGCGGCGTCGGAGCGTGGGCTGATCGTCTCGGAGGACGACGGGCGCGGCTGGCGCCCGCTCGACGGGCCGCCCGGTCTGCTCGCCTGGCCGCGCCGCGACGCCCTCTACGCGCTGTCGCTCGACGGCGAGCTGCGGGTCAGCCGCGACGGCGGCGCGTCCTGGGCACGCGCCGGCCGCGTCGGCGGCCGCCCGGAGGCGATGACCGTGCCGGCCGCCGACCGCCTGATCGTCGCGCTCGAGCACGGCGCCCTGCGCAGCAGCGCCGACGGCGGGCGGAGCTGGGCCGATGGAGCATGGGCGGGGTCATGA
- a CDS encoding copper-translocating P-type ATPase, with the protein MATHHPAEADHAHETGHAGGHAARGGHDRHAGHDKHAGHDVAMFRRRFWWSLLLSIPVVFTSHMVMDWFGYDLDVAGIELVGPVLGSVIFWWGGWPFLEGGWREARERRPGMMLLIAMAISVAYVASMATSLDLFGLDFWWELALLVTIMLLGHWQEMKALGQAQDALAALAALLPDEAERVSPDGGVETIALDALRAGDVVLVRSGARVPADGEITDGAAELDESMITGESRPVAKAAGDRVVAGTVSTDSAIRVRVDALGEDTALAGIQRLVADAQASRSRAQVLADRAAALLFYVAMAAAVIAAGVWLAVGDADDAVVRVVTVLVISCPHALGLAIPLTTSISSARAASHGILVRERLALERSRTVDAVLFDKTGTLTRGRHAVVGVAGAGLDEDEVLRLAAGVESDSEHPLARAIVAAARERGPIATAEGFRSITGRGVEADIEGVPHAVGGPALLRERGLREPEGIAGWAQGWRDRGAAVLHLVRGDRIVGGLALEDEVRPEARAAVEELQAMGRRVVMITGDAREVADAVGADLGLDEVFAEVLPEHKAAKVAELQARGLSVAMVGDGVNDAPALAGADVGIAIGAGTDVAIESAGLILASSDPRAVVSTIRLSAAAYRTSLQNLWWAAGYNIVAIPIAAGALEWAGVSMPPAVAAILMSVSTIVVALNAQLLRRVDLRPAPMEADAAPRPHPVPAT; encoded by the coding sequence GTGGCGACCCACCACCCGGCCGAGGCCGATCACGCGCACGAGACGGGCCACGCCGGCGGGCACGCCGCCCGCGGCGGGCACGACCGGCACGCCGGCCACGACAAGCACGCCGGCCACGACGTGGCGATGTTCCGCCGCAGGTTCTGGTGGAGCCTGCTGCTGAGCATCCCGGTCGTGTTCACGAGCCACATGGTCATGGACTGGTTCGGCTACGACCTGGACGTCGCCGGCATCGAGCTGGTCGGCCCGGTGCTCGGCTCGGTGATCTTCTGGTGGGGCGGCTGGCCGTTCCTCGAGGGCGGCTGGCGCGAGGCCCGCGAGCGTCGGCCGGGGATGATGCTGCTGATCGCGATGGCGATCAGCGTCGCCTACGTCGCCTCGATGGCCACCTCGCTGGACCTGTTCGGCCTCGATTTCTGGTGGGAGCTGGCGCTGCTGGTGACCATCATGCTGCTGGGGCACTGGCAGGAGATGAAGGCGCTCGGACAGGCGCAGGACGCCCTCGCGGCCCTCGCCGCGCTGCTGCCCGACGAGGCCGAGCGGGTCAGCCCGGACGGCGGGGTCGAGACGATCGCGCTCGACGCGCTGCGCGCCGGCGACGTCGTGCTGGTGCGCAGCGGCGCCCGGGTGCCCGCCGACGGCGAGATCACCGACGGCGCCGCCGAGCTGGACGAGTCGATGATCACCGGCGAGTCCCGGCCGGTCGCGAAGGCGGCCGGCGACCGGGTGGTCGCCGGGACGGTCTCCACCGACTCGGCGATCCGCGTGCGGGTCGATGCCCTCGGCGAGGACACCGCCCTCGCCGGCATCCAGCGGCTCGTGGCCGATGCGCAGGCGTCGCGCTCGCGCGCCCAGGTGCTGGCCGACCGCGCCGCGGCGCTCCTCTTCTACGTGGCGATGGCCGCCGCGGTGATCGCCGCCGGGGTGTGGCTGGCCGTCGGCGACGCCGACGACGCGGTCGTGCGGGTGGTCACCGTGCTCGTCATCTCGTGCCCCCACGCGCTCGGCCTGGCCATCCCCCTGACCACGTCGATCTCCTCGGCCCGCGCGGCGAGCCACGGCATCCTCGTGCGGGAGCGCCTCGCCCTGGAGCGCAGCCGCACCGTCGACGCGGTCCTGTTCGACAAGACCGGGACGCTCACGAGGGGGCGCCACGCCGTCGTGGGCGTGGCGGGCGCCGGCCTCGACGAGGACGAGGTGCTGCGCCTGGCGGCCGGCGTGGAGTCGGACAGCGAGCACCCGCTCGCCCGCGCGATCGTGGCGGCGGCGCGCGAGCGCGGGCCGATCGCGACGGCGGAGGGCTTCCGCTCGATCACCGGCCGCGGCGTCGAGGCCGACATCGAGGGCGTCCCGCACGCGGTCGGCGGGCCGGCCCTGCTGCGCGAGCGCGGCCTCCGCGAGCCGGAGGGGATCGCCGGGTGGGCGCAGGGCTGGCGGGACCGCGGCGCAGCGGTGCTCCACCTCGTGCGCGGCGACCGGATCGTCGGCGGCCTGGCCCTCGAGGACGAGGTGCGCCCTGAGGCCCGCGCCGCGGTCGAGGAGCTCCAGGCCATGGGCCGACGGGTCGTCATGATCACCGGCGACGCCCGCGAGGTGGCCGACGCCGTCGGCGCCGACCTCGGCCTCGACGAGGTGTTCGCCGAGGTGCTCCCCGAGCACAAGGCCGCGAAGGTCGCCGAGCTCCAGGCGCGCGGCCTGAGCGTGGCCATGGTGGGCGACGGCGTCAACGACGCGCCGGCCCTGGCGGGCGCCGACGTCGGCATCGCCATCGGCGCCGGCACCGACGTCGCCATCGAGTCGGCGGGCCTCATCCTGGCGAGCTCCGACCCGCGCGCGGTGGTCAGCACCATCAGGCTCTCGGCGGCCGCGTACCGCACCAGCCTCCAGAACCTCTGGTGGGCGGCGGGCTACAACATCGTGGCGATCCCGATCGCCGCCGGCGCCCTGGAATGGGCGGGGGTCTCGATGCCGCCCGCCGTGGCGGCGATCCTGATGAGCGTCTCGACGATCGTCGTCGCCCTCAACGCCCAGCTGCTGCGCCGGGTGGACCTGCGGCCGGCGCCGATGGAGGCGGACGCCGCGCCGCGGCCGCATCCCGTGCCGGCGACGTGA
- a CDS encoding polyprenyl synthetase family protein — protein sequence MAGPARATLASGGKRTRPRMVLACAGPAPGRAHGVVAAAAAVELMHMATLVHDDVIDGAPLRRGRPSVVGAHGRGRAVAVGDVLMAAAFREAARLCDPAAVRVLARATDELTRGELLQAAGRGDVGLGEEIYVERCLLKTGALLAAACHLGALAGGAPPEARRRLAAFGRHLGVAYQIVDDVLDLTGDAAVTGKPRGADLADGTMTLPVILALRLDPWLGPAVRAAAGDAGVRARLCDELAAHAGTRAAAERAAEHADAAHAALDDLAHDADAAALRALASRVLARADAVAVRAVA from the coding sequence GTGGCCGGGCCGGCGCGGGCGACGCTCGCCTCGGGCGGCAAGCGCACGCGCCCGCGCATGGTCCTGGCCTGCGCCGGCCCGGCGCCCGGCCGCGCCCATGGCGTCGTCGCGGCCGCGGCGGCCGTGGAGCTCATGCACATGGCGACGCTCGTGCACGACGACGTCATCGACGGCGCCCCGCTGCGGCGCGGCCGGCCGAGCGTCGTCGGCGCCCACGGCCGCGGTCGCGCGGTCGCGGTCGGCGACGTCCTGATGGCCGCGGCGTTCCGCGAGGCGGCGCGCCTCTGCGACCCCGCGGCGGTGCGGGTGCTCGCGCGCGCGACCGACGAGCTGACCCGCGGCGAGCTGCTGCAGGCGGCGGGCCGCGGCGACGTGGGGCTGGGGGAGGAGATCTACGTGGAGCGCTGCCTGCTCAAGACCGGCGCCCTGCTGGCGGCGGCGTGCCACCTCGGCGCGCTCGCGGGCGGGGCCCCGCCCGAGGCCCGGCGGCGGCTGGCCGCGTTCGGCCGCCACCTCGGCGTGGCCTACCAGATCGTGGACGACGTCCTCGACCTGACCGGCGACGCCGCCGTCACCGGCAAGCCGCGCGGCGCCGACCTGGCCGACGGCACGATGACCCTGCCCGTCATCCTCGCCCTGCGGCTGGACCCCTGGCTGGGCCCGGCCGTGCGCGCCGCCGCCGGCGACGCGGGCGTGCGCGCCCGGCTCTGCGACGAGCTCGCCGCGCACGCCGGCACCCGGGCGGCCGCGGAGCGCGCGGCGGAGCACGCCGACGCGGCGCACGCGGCGCTGGACGACCTGGCGCACGACGCCGACGCCGCGGCGCTGCGCGCGCTGGCGTCGCGGGTGCTCGCGCGCGCGGACGCGGTGGCCGTGAGGGCGGTCGCGTGA
- the crtI gene encoding phytoene desaturase family protein, whose product MRVVVIGAGLGGLAVARRLRHDGHDVTVVERQEAPGGRAYRLRDAGYTWDTGPSLVTMPWVLEEAFAAGGLDLRSEVTMRRLDPMYRIRWAGDERHFDFADDVGRLEAEVARFSPRDARRVRPFLDGLEPVYRSVILDAGRRPFLRAGDFARLVPRMARLGVLPPLHAYVARAFRHPRVREAFSFHSLFIGGDPFRVPALYAALVYLQVADGGWYVDGGVYALVEALARDLDLRCGEPVEAIEWSGERATGVRLAGGGRIAADVVISNADVLRTPALLGRPAPRRRLRPTMSCFLVYMGTRRRWPGLLHHTLLVGPGYRSFIRDVTRRGVVPRTFSTYVHAPSRTEAAMAAPGGDSLAVLLPTPNLRGGTDWTAAADEVRDALVADMERSYGLHGLAADVVVEHRMTPLDFERRLGAEWGNAFSIEPTLGQSAYFRVPNRDRRIRNLYFVGGGTHPGAGIPGVLLGAAITGDLVAADAAAAPRRRVPAGAR is encoded by the coding sequence GTGAGGGTGGTGGTGATCGGCGCCGGGCTCGGCGGCCTGGCCGTGGCGCGGCGCCTGCGGCACGACGGCCACGACGTGACCGTGGTGGAGCGCCAGGAGGCGCCGGGCGGCCGCGCGTACCGCCTGCGCGACGCCGGCTACACCTGGGACACGGGGCCCTCGCTCGTGACCATGCCCTGGGTGCTGGAGGAGGCCTTCGCCGCGGGCGGGCTGGACCTGCGCTCCGAGGTGACGATGCGCCGCCTGGACCCGATGTACCGGATCCGCTGGGCGGGCGACGAGCGGCACTTCGACTTCGCCGACGACGTCGGCCGCCTGGAGGCCGAGGTCGCGCGCTTCTCCCCCCGGGACGCCCGCCGGGTACGGCCCTTCCTCGACGGGCTCGAGCCGGTCTACCGCAGCGTGATCCTCGACGCGGGCCGCCGGCCCTTCCTGCGCGCGGGCGACTTCGCCCGCCTGGTGCCGCGCATGGCGCGCCTGGGGGTACTGCCGCCCCTGCACGCCTACGTCGCCCGGGCGTTCCGCCACCCCCGCGTGCGCGAGGCGTTCTCGTTCCACTCGCTCTTCATCGGCGGCGACCCGTTCCGCGTGCCGGCGCTCTACGCGGCGCTGGTGTACCTGCAGGTCGCCGACGGCGGCTGGTACGTCGACGGCGGCGTCTACGCGCTGGTCGAGGCGCTCGCCCGGGACCTCGACCTGCGCTGCGGCGAGCCGGTGGAGGCGATCGAGTGGTCCGGCGAGCGCGCGACGGGCGTCCGCCTGGCCGGCGGCGGGCGCATCGCCGCCGACGTGGTGATCTCGAACGCCGACGTCCTGCGCACGCCGGCCCTGCTCGGCCGGCCGGCGCCCCGGCGGCGGCTGCGGCCCACGATGTCGTGCTTCCTCGTCTACATGGGCACGCGGCGGCGCTGGCCCGGCCTGCTGCACCACACGCTGCTGGTGGGGCCGGGCTACCGGAGCTTCATCCGCGACGTGACGCGCAGGGGCGTGGTGCCGCGCACGTTCTCGACCTACGTGCACGCGCCGAGCCGCACCGAGGCGGCGATGGCCGCGCCGGGCGGCGACTCGCTGGCGGTGCTGCTGCCGACGCCGAACCTGCGCGGCGGCACCGACTGGACCGCCGCCGCCGACGAGGTGCGCGACGCGCTCGTCGCCGACATGGAGCGCTCGTACGGCCTGCACGGGCTGGCGGCCGACGTCGTGGTGGAGCACCGCATGACCCCGCTCGACTTCGAGCGCCGGCTCGGGGCGGAGTGGGGCAACGCGTTCTCGATCGAGCCCACCCTCGGCCAGTCGGCGTACTTCCGCGTCCCCAACCGCGACCGGCGCATCCGCAACCTCTACTTCGTGGGCGGGGGCACCCATCCGGGCGCCGGCATCCCCGGCGTCCTGCTCGGGGCGGCGATCACCGGCGACCTGGTCGCCGCCGACGCCGCGGCGGCGCCACGGCGCCGCGTGCCGGCGGGCGCCCGGTGA
- a CDS encoding phytoene/squalene synthase family protein, with protein MSASSHALAAPTLGEARATTRRVARTFALACRMLPGAVRDDVYMLYLVFRTLDDLVDERRDDAAARVAAVEAWARGEPPAHGAPTPEVAILDRMAARHPLPRWAFADFCAGMRADVAGEAPADEAEVDRYCYRVAGTVGVVMSRVLGARDQARADAAAVTLGQAMQRTNILRDIDEDAAGGRVYVAEGTLRRFGGPAALAPGARDALLRDQIARADALYRLAIPEIAQLRRGRRAIASAAAMYREILRQIEREGYGARAGRAVVPRGRRLVLAARAGALLR; from the coding sequence GTGAGCGCGTCGTCGCACGCGCTCGCGGCGCCGACGCTCGGCGAGGCCCGCGCCACCACCCGGCGCGTGGCCCGCACCTTCGCGCTCGCCTGCCGCATGCTGCCGGGCGCCGTGCGCGACGACGTGTACATGCTCTACCTGGTGTTCCGCACGCTCGACGACCTCGTGGACGAGCGGCGTGACGACGCCGCCGCCCGGGTCGCCGCCGTCGAGGCCTGGGCGCGCGGCGAGCCGCCGGCGCACGGCGCCCCCACGCCCGAGGTCGCGATCCTGGATCGCATGGCGGCGCGGCACCCGCTGCCGCGGTGGGCGTTCGCCGACTTCTGCGCGGGCATGCGCGCGGACGTGGCGGGCGAGGCGCCCGCCGACGAGGCCGAGGTCGACCGGTACTGCTACCGGGTGGCCGGCACGGTGGGCGTGGTGATGTCGCGGGTGCTCGGCGCCCGCGACCAGGCGCGGGCCGACGCGGCGGCCGTCACCCTGGGGCAGGCGATGCAGCGGACGAACATCCTGCGCGACATCGACGAGGACGCCGCCGGCGGCCGCGTGTACGTGGCCGAGGGCACGCTGCGCCGCTTCGGCGGGCCCGCGGCGCTGGCGCCCGGCGCGCGCGACGCGCTGCTGCGCGACCAGATCGCGCGCGCCGACGCGCTCTACCGGCTGGCCATTCCCGAGATCGCCCAGCTGCGGCGGGGCCGCCGGGCGATCGCCTCCGCGGCGGCGATGTACCGCGAGATCCTGCGCCAGATCGAGCGCGAGGGCTACGGCGCCCGGGCCGGCCGCGCCGTGGTGCCGCGCGGCCGCAGGCTCGTGCTGGCCGCGCGGGCCGGGGCCCTGCTGCGATGA
- a CDS encoding carotenoid biosynthesis protein: MRAPRPSHALLAALGAAQVRHGLRTRDAPATPRATRGIVALALAASVAEAAEARGPRRGPALVAAAGAVGFAAELAGVRTGFPFGRYRYSERLGPRVGGVPLLASAAWALMARPAWAVAGRITRAPAGRVPLAAAALTAWDVFLDPRMAREGYWTWERRGRYEGIPATNFAGWWGTGLALFAAWAAAERRGPPDRDGAAVAAYLWTWAGETFANAVLWRRPVSALAGSAAMGAVALPALLRRRR, translated from the coding sequence ATGAGGGCGCCCCGGCCCTCGCACGCGCTGCTGGCCGCGCTCGGCGCGGCGCAGGTGCGCCACGGCCTGCGCACCCGGGACGCGCCGGCCACGCCCCGCGCCACCCGGGGGATCGTGGCGCTCGCGCTGGCGGCGTCGGTGGCCGAGGCGGCCGAGGCGCGGGGGCCGCGCCGCGGCCCGGCGCTGGTCGCGGCCGCGGGCGCCGTCGGCTTCGCGGCGGAGCTCGCCGGCGTCCGCACCGGGTTCCCGTTCGGCCGCTACCGCTACTCGGAGCGCCTCGGCCCGCGCGTGGGCGGCGTGCCGCTGCTGGCCTCGGCGGCGTGGGCGCTGATGGCGCGCCCCGCCTGGGCGGTCGCCGGCCGGATCACCCGCGCGCCGGCGGGGCGGGTGCCGCTCGCGGCCGCGGCGCTCACCGCGTGGGACGTCTTCCTCGACCCGCGGATGGCCCGCGAGGGCTACTGGACCTGGGAGCGGCGCGGCCGCTACGAGGGCATCCCCGCCACCAACTTCGCCGGCTGGTGGGGGACGGGGCTGGCGCTGTTCGCCGCGTGGGCGGCGGCCGAGCGGCGCGGCCCGCCCGACCGCGACGGCGCCGCGGTGGCCGCGTACCTGTGGACCTGGGCCGGCGAGACGTTCGCCAACGCGGTGCTGTGGCGGCGGCCGGTGTCCGCGCTGGCCGGGTCGGCCGCGATGGGCGCCGTGGCGCTGCCGGCGCTGCTGCGCCGGCGCCGATGA
- a CDS encoding phytoene desaturase family protein codes for MRVAVVGAGVGGLACAVRLAHAGHRVTVLEAGPAPGGKAARVERDGFRWDAGPSLVTMPHVLGDLFRATGRPLEDELELVRVEPVTRYRFADGSSVELSADVPRAVAALERWSPGAGDDWMAFLGTCAAMWRASAPVLEGPAPWPPSRPRPGDPRPSPSSLVRVRPWWTLRQLARAHARDPRLRMVIERFATYAGADPRRAPAALALAGYVEHAFGAWHPRGGVHEIVLALARRLEALGGELRLGTPVRRVLRRDRRARGVLTDDGVVPADAVVLNVDAERALGPLLGRPPRRPRERSLSGLVTLLGLRGATPGLVHHEIRFPADYDAEFDDVFAGRPPREPTIYVSASCATDPGAAPPGHENWFVLVNAPAAGDAADWGAVADAAIARLGVADRVVVRAARTPGDLDRESGAAGGAIYGAAPHGRLGTLRRPGNRVRGLRGAWLVGGTVHPGGGLPLVMLGAATVARAVGPAR; via the coding sequence ATGAGGGTCGCGGTCGTCGGCGCCGGCGTCGGCGGGCTGGCCTGCGCGGTGCGCCTCGCCCACGCCGGGCACCGGGTGACCGTGCTCGAGGCCGGCCCGGCGCCGGGCGGCAAGGCCGCCCGCGTGGAGCGCGACGGGTTCCGCTGGGACGCCGGCCCCTCGCTCGTGACGATGCCGCACGTGCTCGGCGACCTGTTCCGCGCCACCGGCCGGCCGCTCGAGGACGAGCTGGAGCTGGTGCGGGTGGAGCCGGTCACCCGCTACCGCTTCGCCGACGGCTCCAGCGTGGAGCTGTCGGCCGACGTGCCGCGCGCCGTGGCCGCGCTCGAGCGCTGGTCGCCCGGGGCGGGCGACGACTGGATGGCCTTCCTCGGCACCTGCGCGGCGATGTGGCGCGCCTCGGCGCCCGTGCTGGAGGGGCCGGCTCCGTGGCCGCCCTCCCGCCCCCGGCCCGGCGATCCGCGGCCGTCGCCGTCGTCGCTCGTGCGCGTGCGCCCGTGGTGGACGCTGCGCCAGCTGGCGCGCGCCCACGCCCGCGACCCGCGGCTGCGGATGGTCATCGAGCGCTTCGCGACCTACGCCGGCGCCGACCCGCGGCGGGCGCCCGCGGCGCTGGCGCTCGCCGGGTACGTCGAGCACGCCTTCGGCGCCTGGCATCCGCGCGGGGGCGTGCACGAGATCGTGCTCGCGCTGGCCCGGCGCCTGGAGGCGCTCGGCGGCGAGCTGCGCCTGGGGACGCCGGTGCGGCGGGTGCTGCGCCGGGACCGGCGGGCCCGGGGCGTGCTCACCGACGACGGCGTCGTCCCGGCCGACGCGGTCGTGCTCAACGTCGACGCCGAGCGGGCCCTCGGGCCGCTGCTCGGCCGGCCGCCCCGCCGCCCCCGCGAGCGGTCGCTCTCGGGCCTCGTGACGCTGCTCGGCCTGCGCGGCGCGACGCCCGGCCTGGTGCACCACGAGATCCGCTTCCCCGCCGACTACGACGCCGAGTTCGACGACGTGTTCGCCGGGCGGCCGCCGCGCGAGCCGACGATCTACGTGAGCGCCTCCTGCGCGACCGACCCGGGCGCGGCGCCCCCCGGCCACGAGAACTGGTTCGTGCTGGTCAACGCGCCGGCGGCGGGCGACGCGGCCGACTGGGGGGCGGTCGCCGACGCGGCCATCGCGCGGCTCGGCGTGGCCGACCGGGTGGTGGTGCGCGCCGCCCGGACGCCCGGCGACCTCGACCGCGAGAGCGGCGCGGCCGGCGGCGCGATCTACGGGGCGGCTCCGCACGGGCGGCTCGGCACGCTGCGCCGGCCGGGCAACCGGGTGCGCGGGCTGCGCGGCGCGTGGCTCGTGGGCGGCACCGTCCACCCGGGCGGGGGGCTACCGCTGGTGATGCTCGGCGCCGCGACCGTCGCCCGCGCCGTGGGGCCCGCCCGGTGA
- a CDS encoding glycerol-3-phosphate acyltransferase, which translates to MLHALALVVGYAVGCLQLSPRVARRHGVDLRRVGDRNPGAWNALEHLGPRRAAPAFVLDGAKGLVAALAGLALGGWWGGWLGVLGAMLGHALPVTARLRGGKSVMVFVGGATALVPLAALLCWALFAIVWILRSFAWAARAGTFALPLAILLAGPRERTLPVLWLMGIIGLLFAWSRLRPRRPARASDGRAAGRSASAS; encoded by the coding sequence GTGCTCCACGCGCTCGCCCTCGTGGTCGGCTACGCCGTCGGCTGCCTGCAGCTCTCGCCGCGCGTCGCCCGCCGTCACGGCGTCGACCTGCGCCGGGTGGGCGACCGCAACCCGGGGGCCTGGAACGCGCTCGAGCACCTCGGGCCGCGCCGGGCCGCGCCGGCCTTCGTGCTCGACGGGGCGAAGGGGCTGGTCGCGGCCCTGGCGGGCCTCGCGCTCGGCGGCTGGTGGGGCGGCTGGCTCGGGGTGCTCGGCGCGATGCTCGGCCACGCGCTGCCGGTCACGGCGCGGCTGCGCGGGGGCAAGTCGGTGATGGTCTTCGTCGGCGGGGCCACGGCGCTCGTGCCGCTGGCCGCGCTGCTCTGCTGGGCGCTGTTCGCCATCGTGTGGATCCTGCGGTCGTTCGCCTGGGCGGCGCGCGCGGGGACGTTCGCGCTGCCGCTCGCCATCCTCCTCGCCGGGCCGCGCGAGCGCACGCTGCCGGTGCTGTGGCTGATGGGGATCATCGGCCTCCTGTTCGCCTGGAGCCGGCTGCGCCCGCGAAGGCCCGCCCGCGCCAGCGACGGTCGGGCCGCAGGGCGGAGCGCGTCAGCCTCGTGA
- a CDS encoding glycosyltransferase — protein sequence MSAHGGRGAPPRSGALTAAQAAAGAVVLARLARGRRRRPPLAAPPAGRARPSISVVVPARDEAARIGPCLAGLRADPALLEVVVVDDCSSDGTAGVAAAAGARVVAGTPPPPGWVGKPWALQQGLEAASGEVVVVLDADTLPRPGLAAALADALDDADLVTAGAAFVCEGAAEQALHAAMLATLVYRFGPGDAERPPRPARMLVNGQCMAARRERLLAEGGFAAAAGHLTDDAALGRALAARGWRVAFVSAGDLLAVRMYRSARETWTGWGRSIALADVTSPAWRAADVAVTALTMALPVARALAGRPRPLDLALLAVRAALLAGLRGAYARPGPGFWLSPLADPLAVTRLTRSALRPDRRWRGRAFAGAAGSRRTGGR from the coding sequence GTGAGCGCGCACGGCGGCCGGGGCGCGCCGCCGCGCTCCGGCGCGCTGACGGCCGCCCAGGCGGCCGCGGGGGCGGTCGTGCTCGCGCGGCTCGCGCGCGGGCGGCGTCGCCGGCCGCCGCTGGCGGCGCCGCCCGCCGGGCGGGCCCGCCCGTCCATCAGCGTCGTGGTGCCGGCCCGCGACGAGGCCGCCCGCATCGGTCCGTGCCTCGCGGGGCTGCGCGCCGACCCCGCCCTGCTCGAGGTGGTCGTCGTCGACGACTGCTCGTCGGACGGCACGGCCGGGGTGGCGGCGGCGGCCGGCGCCCGGGTGGTGGCGGGGACGCCCCCGCCGCCCGGCTGGGTGGGCAAGCCATGGGCACTGCAGCAGGGGCTCGAGGCGGCGAGCGGCGAGGTGGTGGTCGTCCTCGACGCCGACACGCTCCCGCGCCCGGGCCTGGCGGCGGCGCTCGCCGACGCCCTCGACGACGCCGACCTGGTCACCGCCGGCGCGGCGTTCGTCTGCGAGGGCGCCGCCGAGCAGGCCCTCCACGCCGCGATGCTCGCCACGCTGGTCTACCGCTTCGGCCCCGGCGACGCCGAGCGGCCGCCGCGGCCGGCCCGCATGCTCGTCAACGGTCAGTGCATGGCCGCCCGCCGCGAGCGGCTGCTGGCCGAGGGCGGCTTCGCGGCGGCGGCGGGGCACCTGACCGACGACGCCGCGCTCGGGCGCGCCCTCGCCGCGCGCGGCTGGCGGGTCGCATTCGTGTCGGCCGGCGACCTGCTGGCGGTGCGCATGTACCGCTCGGCGCGCGAGACGTGGACGGGCTGGGGGCGCTCCATCGCGCTGGCCGACGTCACCTCGCCCGCCTGGCGGGCGGCCGACGTCGCCGTCACCGCGCTCACGATGGCCCTCCCGGTGGCGCGCGCGCTCGCCGGGCGGCCGCGCCCGCTCGACCTGGCGCTGCTGGCGGTGCGCGCCGCCCTGCTCGCCGGGCTGCGCGGGGCCTACGCGCGGCCCGGGCCCGGCTTCTGGCTGTCGCCGCTCGCCGACCCGCTGGCGGTCACGAGGCTGACGCGCTCCGCCCTGCGGCCCGACCGTCGCTGGCGCGGGCGGGCCTTCGCGGGCGCAGCCGGCTCCAGGCGAACAGGAGGCCGATGA